The following are encoded together in the Periplaneta americana isolate PAMFEO1 chromosome 5, P.americana_PAMFEO1_priV1, whole genome shotgun sequence genome:
- the LOC138699816 gene encoding uncharacterized protein isoform X2 — protein sequence MERHTLLTLSLFLALQFCSLGRTIPVIADGAKALHYSNIITKKIDTVSAASRRQFIASFDTSEVHKTGVVQFHMNSGKISNITTDKQWHNGNGTIDIVGGIGSDSVSLHYDVPSGVGLDVTVNVYSDENVVDVVKDIPWSKNAFMHIKQDVAGEIVISVISDFETHNEARVDSYVLGSNQEAVNCYGYSEWHNGKGTRNLAGGIGEDRLDVLLSIPAGVRSSNSYSCVFSSSNEFSSKKGHFQEKVRSPVVTVLDEASFIYETYGTISPDSGNFHVIESVPGVIVDYENQPIWKSGTGTMSFIKGGVGFNYTEYEFVKSSGAYGTYEDSYTVAGVQELINH from the exons ATGGAACGGCATACACTTCTAACATTATCTTTGTTTCTCGCATTACAGTTTTGTTCTCTTGGTAGAACGATACCTGTTATAGCAGATGGTGCCAAAGCACTGCATTatagtaatataattacaaagaaaattgaCACTGTTTCTGCAGCATCAAGAAGACAATTTATAGCAAGCTTCGACACGTCAGAAGTACATAAGACAGGAGTTGTACAATTTCATATGAACTCGGGCAAAATATCAAATATAACCACGGACAAACAATGGCACAATGGAAATGGAACCATTGACATTGTTGGAGGGATTGGTagtgattctgtttctcttcATTACGACGTGCCATCTGGAGTCGGTCTTGACGTTACAGTCAATGTATATTCTGACGAAAATGTGGTGGACGTTGTGAAGGATATACCATGGTCAAAAAATGCCTTTATGCATATTAAACAGGATGTTGCTGGGGAAATAGTAATTTCAGTTATATCCGATTTTGAAACTCATAACGAGGCGAGAGTAGACAGTTACGTGTTGGGCTCCAATCAAGAAGCAGTTAATTGTTACGGTTATTCGGAATGGCATAACGGGAAGGGCACAAGAAACTTAGCTGGAGGAATAGGCGAAGATCGACTTGATGTGTTGTTATCCATACCAGCAGGAGTCCGCTCAAGTAACTCCTATTCCTGCGTCTTTTCTAGCAGCAACGAGTTCTCATCAAAGAAGggacattttcaagaaaaagtcCGGTCTCCCGTGGTTACTGTTCTTGATGAAGCCAGTTTCATTTATGAAACTTATGGAACGATCAGTCCAGACTCtggaaattttcatgtgatagaGTCTGTGCCTGGCGTGATTGTGGATTATGAAAACCAACCAATATGGAAGAGCGGCACAGGCACGATGTCTTTTATTAAGGGAGGAGTTGGATTCAACTACACTGAATATGAATTTGTGAAGTCATCGGGTGCATACGGAACCTACGAAGATAGCTACACTGTAGCAGGGGTG CAAGAACTCATCAATCATTGA
- the LOC138699816 gene encoding uncharacterized protein isoform X1 yields MELKILLSVWLILGLELCSLCRTLSVTSDDTARQNSKFFEQKSDSVYAAPSRHFMGVFNGVENYEEGYLEFATNAGIISNIVRNEEWFNGTGNVTISEGIGSGEVTIRYYVPLGVSLTIDVVVFTDGDSKNVDERMCANLLEFSRNALKHMKEINDDIGMQLMVVSFFESVSGTLFETYGFGSNYQAKDCFGSTFWYNVEGMRELNGGIGETSFDVVFIVDSGIRTANMYSCVFFNNKYSSRKGRSYQEEFRAQIPAVVDEVGFAYETYGSIYPEGDTFDVRETVNGVIQTCEYGSTWKDGGGTMSVIGGGVGSNYTVYQIKKSVGSYGFYENKYTVIGEQELINH; encoded by the exons ATGGAGCTGAAGATTCTTCTTTCGGTTTGGCTCATTCTTGGGCTAGAATTGTGCTCTTTGTGCAGAACGCTATCTGTAACATCTGATGACACAGCAAGACAAAATTCCAAGTTCTTTGAACAAAAAAGTGACAGTGTTTATGCTGCGCCTTCAAGGCACTTTATGGGAGTCTTCAATGGTGTGGAAAACTATGAAGAAGGGTATTTAGAATTTGCAACTAATGCCGGCATAATATCAAATATAGTTAGGAATGAAGAGTGGTTCAATGGAACTGGAAATGTAACTATTTCAGAGGGAATTGGTAGCGGAGAAGTTACGATTCGTTACTATGTGCCCCTTGGAGTAAGTCTAACCATTGACGTGGTAGTGTTTACTGACGGAGATTCAAAGAATGTCGATGAACGGATGTGTGCGAATTTACTAGAATTCTCGAGAAATGCACTTAAACACATGAAGGAAATCAATGATGACATCGGAATGCAACTAATGGTTGTATCATTTTTCGAATCTGTCAGCGGAACGTTATTTGAAACATACGGATTTGGATCTAATTATCAAGCCAAGGACTGCTTCGGCAGTACTTTTTGGTACAATGTTGAAGGCATGAGGGAGCTCAATGGAGGAATTGGTGAAACTAGTTTCGATGTAGTTTTCATAGTGGACTCAGGAATACGTACTGCCAACATGTATTCTTGCGTTTTCTTTAATAATAAGTATTCTTCAAGGAAAGGACGTTCTTACCAGGAAGAATTCCGGGCTCAAATACCAGCAGTTGTCGATGAAGTTGGTTTTGCTTATGAAACTTACGGATCGATTTATCCAGAAGGTGATACCTTTGATGTAAGAGAAACGGTGAATGGTGTGATTCAAACATGTGAATACGGTTCGACTTGGAAGGATGGAGGCGGCACAATGTCTGTAATTGGAGGAGGAGTTGGTTCCAATTACACTGTATACCAAATCAAGAAGTCAGTTGGGTCGTATGGATTTTACGAGAACAAATACACTGTCATTGGGGAG CAAGAACTCATCAATCATTGA